From a region of the Streptomyces sp. B21-083 genome:
- a CDS encoding cupin domain-containing protein produces the protein MRNLLRTATAGAVTVTAVLACGTAHATPPGPGVSGRILAQTTIGDTDYTLREVTIPAGQATGWHYHDGPLYGLVKEGTLSHFDSTCESDGVYPQGSAISEPAGPGNIHIGRNLGSTPVVLDVLYVLPHGSPFSEDAPNPGCAFD, from the coding sequence ATGCGCAATCTGCTTCGCACCGCCACGGCCGGTGCCGTCACGGTCACGGCGGTCCTCGCCTGCGGCACGGCCCACGCCACGCCGCCCGGACCAGGAGTGTCGGGCCGGATACTCGCCCAGACCACCATCGGCGACACCGACTACACGCTGCGGGAGGTCACCATCCCCGCCGGTCAGGCCACCGGCTGGCACTACCACGACGGCCCGCTCTACGGCCTCGTCAAGGAGGGCACCCTCAGCCACTTCGACTCCACCTGCGAGTCCGACGGCGTGTATCCGCAAGGCAGCGCCATCAGCGAACCGGCGGGGCCCGGGAACATCCACATAGGCCGGAATCTCGGCAGCACGCCCGTCGTACTCGACGTCCTGTACGTCCTGCCGCACGGCTCGCCCTTCTCGGAGGACGCGCCGAACCCCGGGTGCGCCTTCGACTGA
- a CDS encoding ATP-binding SpoIIE family protein phosphatase yields MKQVAAAVIIDARGMVTGWSEGARRLTGHTAEAVVGRPAAELLAEDPTPTAMTELAGVVALRHRDGRRVERAVSACPVQDENGDTRGYIVTALPEPAAPGPQPVAPAPAPLERAIRQASVSMSAFDTDQRYTWLNDSACDLMGVEEQALVGRLYGDIVPDDRTSQGFLLNLREVARTGVPVRYESFGKDAASGREHAWSIEMWPVRDDLGAVTSVGIAAFDSSDQHWARRRLALLNEAAAAIGTTLDVVRTAEELVELVVPRFADFVSVDLLDWVLGADEPQAASDEEVVLHRVAHGSVTEGTPEAVVPLGAKDTYLPFTAPVRAMAEGRALRGRVGERAFDEWVAERNAREPVGRPYRKGVHSMVTVPLRARGTILGVAVFLRITRPDPYTEDDVALAEELASRAAVCVDNARRFERERTTALALQHSLLPRGLPGQAAVEVAHRYLPCGSVAGIGGDWFDVIPLSGSRVALCVGDVVGHGIQSSATMGRLRTAVRTLADVDLPPDELLTHLDDLVTHLADEEDGADVAELGATCLYAVYDPVSRRLTLASAGHPPPAVVPPGGVAELIEVTAGPPLGVGGLPFEATELKLPEGSLLALYTDGLIEDRDRDIDHATAELCRALNLPGASLDAVCDAVLKAVLPEQPGDDVALLLARTHALGVGRVATWDVPPDPAHVAVARQAAMEQLAAWGLEEEAFVTELVVSELVTNAIRYGEPPIQLRLIRDRALIVEVSDGSSTSPHLRRAHAYDEGGRGLLLVAQLTQRWGSRQTGTGKTIWAEQPLPTE; encoded by the coding sequence ATGAAACAAGTCGCCGCCGCGGTGATCATCGATGCCCGAGGCATGGTGACGGGGTGGAGCGAGGGTGCCCGGCGGTTGACGGGACACACGGCCGAGGCCGTCGTCGGCCGTCCGGCCGCCGAACTCCTCGCGGAGGACCCGACGCCGACAGCGATGACCGAGCTGGCGGGCGTGGTCGCACTCCGCCACCGGGACGGCCGCCGAGTCGAACGCGCCGTCAGCGCGTGCCCCGTGCAGGACGAGAACGGCGACACGCGGGGATATATCGTCACCGCTCTCCCCGAACCGGCGGCGCCCGGTCCGCAGCCGGTCGCGCCGGCGCCCGCCCCGCTGGAGCGGGCCATCCGGCAGGCCTCCGTGTCGATGTCCGCCTTCGACACCGACCAGCGCTACACCTGGCTCAACGACTCCGCCTGCGACCTGATGGGCGTCGAGGAGCAGGCCCTCGTCGGACGGCTCTACGGCGACATCGTTCCCGACGACCGGACCAGCCAGGGCTTCCTGCTCAACCTCCGCGAGGTCGCCCGCACCGGCGTCCCCGTGCGCTACGAGTCCTTCGGCAAGGACGCGGCCAGCGGCAGGGAACACGCGTGGAGCATCGAGATGTGGCCGGTGCGCGACGACCTGGGCGCCGTCACCTCGGTGGGCATCGCCGCGTTCGACAGCAGTGACCAGCACTGGGCGCGGCGGCGGCTCGCCCTGCTCAACGAGGCGGCAGCCGCCATCGGAACCACCCTCGACGTCGTCCGTACCGCGGAGGAACTCGTCGAACTGGTCGTGCCCCGGTTCGCCGACTTCGTCAGCGTCGACCTGCTCGACTGGGTGCTCGGCGCGGACGAACCCCAGGCGGCGTCGGACGAGGAGGTCGTCCTGCACCGTGTGGCTCACGGCTCCGTCACCGAGGGCACGCCGGAGGCTGTCGTTCCGTTGGGGGCGAAGGACACCTACCTGCCGTTCACCGCGCCCGTGCGGGCGATGGCGGAGGGCCGGGCGCTGCGCGGGCGGGTCGGCGAGCGGGCGTTCGACGAGTGGGTGGCGGAGCGCAACGCCCGCGAGCCCGTCGGCCGCCCGTACCGCAAGGGTGTCCACTCCATGGTCACCGTGCCGCTGCGGGCGCGCGGCACCATCCTGGGCGTCGCGGTCTTCCTGCGCATCACCCGCCCAGACCCCTACACCGAGGACGACGTCGCCCTCGCCGAGGAACTGGCCAGCCGTGCCGCCGTCTGTGTCGACAACGCCCGCCGCTTCGAGCGTGAGCGCACGACAGCGCTGGCCCTCCAGCACAGCCTGCTGCCCCGGGGACTGCCGGGCCAGGCGGCCGTCGAGGTCGCCCACCGCTATCTGCCCTGCGGGTCGGTGGCCGGCATCGGCGGCGACTGGTTCGACGTCATCCCGCTGTCGGGCAGCAGGGTCGCCCTCTGCGTCGGCGACGTCGTCGGCCACGGCATCCAGTCCTCCGCGACCATGGGACGGCTCCGGACGGCCGTACGGACCCTCGCGGACGTCGATCTGCCGCCGGACGAGCTTCTCACCCACCTCGACGACCTGGTCACCCATCTGGCCGACGAGGAGGACGGTGCCGACGTCGCCGAACTGGGCGCCACCTGCCTCTATGCCGTCTACGACCCGGTCTCGCGCCGGCTGACCCTCGCCTCCGCCGGGCACCCGCCGCCGGCCGTCGTACCGCCCGGCGGCGTCGCCGAGCTGATCGAGGTGACGGCGGGACCGCCGCTCGGCGTCGGCGGCCTGCCCTTCGAGGCGACCGAACTGAAACTGCCGGAGGGCTCGCTCCTGGCCCTCTACACCGACGGGCTGATCGAGGACCGCGACCGGGACATCGATCATGCCACCGCCGAGCTGTGCCGCGCGCTGAACCTGCCGGGCGCCTCGCTCGATGCCGTGTGCGACGCGGTCCTCAAGGCCGTCCTGCCCGAACAGCCCGGCGACGACGTGGCCCTGCTGCTGGCCCGTACGCACGCGCTGGGCGTCGGCCGGGTGGCCACCTGGGACGTCCCGCCGGACCCCGCGCACGTGGCGGTCGCCCGTCAGGCGGCCATGGAACAACTGGCCGCCTGGGGGCTGGAGGAGGAGGCCTTCGTCACCGAGCTCGTCGTCAGTGAACTGGTCACCAACGCCATCAGGTACGGCGAGCCGCCCATCCAGCTGCGGCTGATCCGTGACCGCGCCCTCATCGTCGAGGTCTCCGACGGCAGCTCCACCTCACCGCACCTGCGCCGGGCGCACGCCTACGACGAGGGCGGCCGTGGTCTGCTGCTCGTCGCCCAGCTCACCCAGCGCTGGGGCAGCCGGCAGACGGGCACCGGCAAGACGATCTGGGCCGAGCAGCCGTTGCCGACGGAATAG
- a CDS encoding peroxiredoxin gives MTKVNVGDKIEDFELPDESGAPRRLSELLTEGPIVLFFYPAALTPGCTAEACHFRDLAAEFAAVGARPVGISGDSVDRQQEFAQSHTLGMPLLSDADGTVRELFGVKRGFSMMPTKRVTFVIAEDRTVLEVVSSELRMNTHADRALAALRAHQG, from the coding sequence ATGACAAAGGTGAACGTCGGCGACAAGATCGAGGACTTCGAACTGCCCGACGAGAGCGGAGCGCCGCGTCGGCTGTCCGAACTGCTCACGGAGGGGCCGATCGTCCTCTTCTTCTATCCCGCGGCCCTTACACCCGGCTGCACGGCCGAGGCCTGTCACTTCCGGGACCTGGCCGCCGAGTTCGCCGCTGTCGGCGCGCGGCCGGTCGGGATCAGTGGGGACTCCGTCGACCGTCAGCAGGAGTTCGCGCAGAGCCACACGCTCGGCATGCCGCTGCTGTCGGACGCCGACGGAACGGTCCGTGAGCTGTTCGGGGTGAAGCGCGGGTTCTCGATGATGCCCACCAAGCGGGTCACCTTCGTCATAGCCGAGGACCGGACGGTTCTGGAGGTCGTGTCGAGCGAGCTGCGGATGAACACCCACGCGGACCGTGCTCTCGCCGCGCTCCGCGCCCACCAGGGCTGA
- a CDS encoding DoxX family protein, whose product MPRSQRSPLLLAGLLAAAGVSHFVAPRTFDAIVPRALPGTPRTWTYASGAAELALAAGIALPRTRRVAALATAGFFVGVFPANVKMAVDWRGRPAALRAGAIGRLPLQVPLVLWARSVAKNGEGRS is encoded by the coding sequence GTGCCCCGGTCCCAACGCTCACCCCTGCTGCTCGCCGGTCTGCTGGCCGCCGCCGGCGTCAGCCACTTCGTGGCGCCCCGCACGTTCGACGCGATCGTGCCGCGCGCGCTGCCGGGTACGCCCAGGACCTGGACGTACGCCAGTGGCGCCGCCGAACTCGCGCTCGCGGCCGGGATCGCGCTGCCGCGTACCCGGCGGGTCGCCGCCCTGGCCACGGCGGGCTTCTTCGTCGGGGTGTTCCCGGCCAACGTGAAGATGGCCGTCGACTGGCGTGGCAGGCCCGCCGCCCTGCGGGCCGGTGCCATCGGGCGGTTGCCGCTCCAGGTGCCGCTCGTCCTGTGGGCACGCAGTGTCGCGAAGAACGGAGAAGGCCGGTCATGA
- the hemC gene encoding hydroxymethylbilane synthase, translating to MSVPELIRIVSRDSPMALAQVERVRAELAVVHPQVRTEVVPVKTTGDKWMGDLSLVEGKGAFTKEVDAALLAGEADLAVHCVKDVPADRPLPAGTTFAAFLRRDDIRDALIHPGGRTLDELADGTRIGTSSVRRIAQLAASHPHLECVPFRGNANRRLEKLAAGEADALLLAVSGLERIGRMDVVSEVLSPETMMPPIGAGILALQCREGDTELIDAVSDLGDPDTHREATAERMFLHVLQGHCNSPIAGYAKVARNGELSLRACVFTPDGKVQLNAHEWAGRLDPATLGTSVAVALLRQGARELIDDIAH from the coding sequence ATGTCCGTCCCTGAACTGATTCGTATCGTCTCCCGCGACTCGCCCATGGCACTGGCCCAGGTGGAGCGGGTACGCGCCGAGCTCGCCGTCGTACACCCGCAGGTCCGCACCGAGGTCGTCCCCGTGAAGACGACCGGCGACAAGTGGATGGGCGACCTGTCCCTGGTCGAGGGCAAGGGGGCGTTCACCAAGGAGGTCGACGCCGCACTGCTGGCCGGTGAGGCCGATCTCGCGGTGCACTGCGTCAAGGACGTGCCCGCCGACCGGCCGCTTCCGGCCGGCACGACGTTCGCCGCGTTCCTCAGGCGGGACGACATCCGTGACGCCCTGATCCACCCGGGCGGCCGCACCCTCGACGAGCTGGCGGACGGCACCCGGATCGGTACGTCCTCGGTGCGCCGGATCGCCCAACTGGCCGCGTCCCACCCGCACCTGGAGTGCGTGCCGTTCCGCGGCAACGCCAACCGGCGGCTGGAGAAGCTCGCGGCCGGGGAGGCGGACGCGCTCCTTCTCGCTGTCTCCGGCCTGGAGCGCATCGGCCGGATGGACGTGGTCAGCGAGGTTCTCTCCCCGGAGACGATGATGCCGCCGATCGGCGCGGGCATCCTCGCCCTCCAGTGCCGCGAGGGCGACACCGAGCTGATCGACGCCGTCAGTGACCTCGGCGACCCGGACACGCATCGGGAGGCGACGGCCGAGCGCATGTTCCTGCACGTTCTCCAGGGGCACTGCAACAGCCCGATCGCCGGGTACGCGAAGGTGGCCCGCAATGGTGAACTCTCCCTGCGCGCCTGTGTGTTCACTCCGGACGGCAAGGTCCAGCTCAACGCCCACGAATGGGCGGGCCGTCTCGACCCGGCCACGCTCGGCACGTCCGTGGCGGTGGCGCTGCTGCGGCAGGGCGCGCGCGAGCTGATCGACGACATCGCGCACTGA
- a CDS encoding ABC transporter permease translates to MSAAPAAPLPASADPTALNLLLVPPLPRTGWRVLPARVGAMCAVELQKLRHDRTELYTRAIQPALWLLIFGETFTRIRAIPTGGIPYLDYLAPGIIAQSAMFIAIFYGIMIIWERDAGILTKLLVTPTPRAALVTGKAFAAGVKALIQAVVVIVIAALLGVALTWNPLRLLGVAAAVVLGSAFFSCLSMTIAGIVLTRDRLMGIGQAITMPLFFGSNALYPVSVMPGWLQIVSRINPLSYQVNALRGLLLGTPANLAVDFGVLLLAAVLSVVAASSLLGRLAR, encoded by the coding sequence ATGTCCGCAGCACCCGCCGCACCGCTTCCCGCGTCGGCTGACCCCACGGCCCTGAACCTCCTGCTCGTGCCGCCGCTGCCCAGAACCGGCTGGCGGGTGCTGCCCGCCCGGGTCGGCGCGATGTGCGCCGTCGAACTGCAGAAACTCCGCCACGACCGTACCGAGCTGTACACCAGGGCCATCCAGCCCGCTCTCTGGCTGCTCATCTTCGGCGAGACCTTCACCCGGATCAGGGCGATACCCACCGGTGGCATCCCGTACCTCGACTATCTGGCGCCCGGGATCATCGCCCAGTCCGCGATGTTCATCGCCATCTTCTACGGCATCATGATCATCTGGGAGCGGGACGCCGGAATCCTCACCAAACTCCTTGTCACCCCGACCCCGCGCGCGGCCCTGGTCACCGGCAAGGCCTTCGCGGCCGGTGTGAAGGCCCTGATCCAGGCCGTCGTCGTGATCGTCATCGCCGCCCTGCTCGGCGTGGCCCTGACCTGGAACCCGCTCCGGCTGCTCGGAGTCGCCGCGGCCGTCGTCCTCGGCTCCGCCTTCTTCTCCTGCCTGTCGATGACGATCGCCGGGATCGTCCTCACCCGCGACCGGCTGATGGGCATCGGCCAGGCCATCACCATGCCGCTCTTCTTCGGCTCCAACGCCCTCTACCCGGTCAGCGTGATGCCGGGCTGGCTCCAGATCGTCAGCCGGATCAACCCGCTGAGCTATCAGGTGAACGCCCTGCGGGGCCTTCTCCTCGGCACCCCGGCCAACCTCGCCGTCGACTTCGGGGTCCTGCTGCTCGCCGCCGTCCTCAGTGTCGTCGCGGCCTCCTCGCTGCTGGGCCGGCTGGCCCGCTGA
- a CDS encoding ATP-binding cassette domain-containing protein codes for MTETTAEKAAESAAESLAAVSCTGLVYAFGGTRAVDGLDLTVRQGEVFGLLGPNGAGKTTAIRCVTTLLPVLAGMVRVFGHDAAGDRMAVRRLLGYVPQQLSADSGLTGRENVVLFARVFDVPRRERAERVGQALAAVGLTDAADRLAGTYSGGMVRRLELAQALVSAPRLLILDEPTIGLDPIARTGVWEHIDAVRAATGMTVLVTTHYMDEADQYCDRVALMHHGRIRALGTPDELRAGLGERRRAEGASDSAPPPTLEDVFRDVAGSGLDDRSGDFRDVRSTRRTASRVG; via the coding sequence ATCACCGAGACGACCGCCGAGAAGGCGGCCGAGAGCGCCGCTGAGAGCCTGGCGGCCGTCAGCTGTACCGGCCTCGTGTACGCCTTCGGCGGGACCAGGGCCGTCGACGGACTCGATCTCACCGTCCGGCAGGGGGAGGTGTTCGGCCTTCTCGGGCCCAACGGCGCGGGCAAGACCACGGCGATCCGGTGCGTCACCACGCTCCTGCCGGTGCTCGCCGGCATGGTCCGCGTCTTCGGCCACGACGCCGCCGGGGACCGGATGGCGGTGCGCCGACTGCTCGGATACGTACCGCAGCAACTGTCCGCCGACTCCGGGCTCACCGGACGCGAGAACGTCGTCCTGTTCGCCCGGGTCTTCGACGTCCCGCGCCGAGAGCGGGCCGAGCGGGTCGGCCAGGCCCTGGCGGCGGTAGGCCTCACCGACGCCGCCGACCGGCTCGCGGGGACGTACTCCGGCGGCATGGTGCGCCGGCTCGAACTCGCTCAGGCGCTGGTCAGCGCGCCCCGGCTGCTCATCCTCGACGAACCGACCATCGGGCTCGACCCCATCGCCAGGACGGGCGTGTGGGAGCACATCGACGCCGTGCGCGCCGCCACCGGTATGACCGTCCTGGTGACCACGCACTACATGGACGAGGCCGACCAGTACTGCGACCGCGTCGCCCTGATGCACCACGGCCGCATCCGCGCCCTCGGCACCCCCGACGAACTCCGGGCGGGACTCGGCGAACGGCGCCGGGCCGAGGGCGCGTCCGACTCCGCCCCGCCGCCCACGCTGGAGGACGTCTTCCGGGACGTCGCCGGCAGCGGCCTCGACGACAGGTCAGGAGACTTCCGCGATGTCCGCAGCACCCGCCGCACCGCTTCCCGCGTCGGCTGA
- a CDS encoding MarR family winged helix-turn-helix transcriptional regulator yields MDPETLPDELADALLGVQRLIRRRLRGGTSVPRLRGAEVELLRLVIGRPGIGISDAARELYLAGNSVSTLVNQLVAAGYLIRGTDPADRRAARLLPTPAAEARLREWRERRAALVRRQVSLLDDADRDALRAALPALRTLARNLHEETEET; encoded by the coding sequence GTGGACCCAGAGACCCTGCCGGACGAACTGGCCGACGCGCTCCTCGGAGTGCAGCGGCTGATCCGGCGCCGACTGCGCGGCGGGACGAGCGTGCCCCGGCTGCGGGGCGCCGAGGTCGAGCTGCTGCGTCTGGTCATCGGCCGCCCCGGCATCGGTATCTCCGACGCCGCCCGGGAGCTGTACCTGGCGGGCAACTCCGTGTCGACGCTGGTGAACCAGCTGGTCGCAGCCGGTTACCTGATCCGCGGCACGGATCCGGCCGACCGGCGGGCCGCGCGGCTGCTGCCCACCCCGGCGGCCGAGGCCCGCCTCAGGGAGTGGCGGGAACGGCGCGCCGCTCTCGTACGGCGGCAGGTGTCCCTTCTCGACGACGCGGACCGGGACGCCCTGCGGGCCGCGCTCCCGGCCCTGCGGACACTCGCCCGCAACCTGCACGAGGAGACGGAGGAGACGTGA
- a CDS encoding SigB/SigF/SigG family RNA polymerase sigma factor encodes MRIATRTRQHPHDDAPDTAADFERLARLPEGPERQTLRDDLVRAWLPMSERIAVRYRGRGEALEDLYQVAAVGLVKAVDHYDPERGAAFEAYAVPTVTGEIKRHFRDHLWALHVPRRVQDLRNRVRTASRELAATIPGRPPTDAEIAAYAQLSESEVRTGREALECFSVLSLEAEMPRTDGYALTDTVGRTDPGFDLIVDRTAVSPCLRALPERERTILYLRFFGGMTQSRIASQLGISQMHVSRLLSTCCARIREELDEESAVEPSVEHAGRSRARHGDMLADAR; translated from the coding sequence ATGCGTATCGCCACCAGAACGAGGCAACATCCGCACGATGACGCCCCCGACACCGCCGCCGACTTCGAGCGGCTCGCCCGGCTCCCCGAAGGACCGGAACGTCAGACGCTCCGGGACGACCTCGTACGGGCCTGGCTGCCCATGTCCGAGCGGATCGCCGTCCGGTACCGGGGGCGCGGTGAGGCCCTGGAGGACCTCTACCAGGTCGCTGCCGTCGGACTCGTCAAGGCCGTCGACCACTACGACCCCGAGCGCGGCGCCGCCTTCGAGGCCTACGCCGTACCGACCGTCACCGGCGAGATCAAGCGCCACTTCCGCGACCATCTGTGGGCGCTGCACGTGCCGCGCCGGGTCCAGGATCTGCGCAACCGGGTGCGCACGGCCTCCAGGGAACTCGCCGCCACCATCCCGGGGCGGCCCCCGACCGACGCCGAGATCGCCGCGTACGCACAGCTGAGCGAGAGCGAGGTACGCACCGGCAGGGAGGCCCTGGAGTGCTTCTCCGTGCTGTCGCTGGAGGCGGAGATGCCGCGCACCGACGGATACGCGCTCACGGACACCGTCGGCAGAACCGACCCCGGCTTCGACCTGATCGTCGACCGCACAGCCGTCAGTCCCTGTCTGCGGGCTCTGCCCGAGCGCGAGCGAACCATCCTCTACCTGCGCTTCTTCGGCGGGATGACCCAGAGCCGGATCGCGTCGCAACTCGGTATCTCGCAGATGCACGTCTCCCGGCTGCTCAGCACCTGCTGTGCGCGCATCCGCGAGGAGCTCGACGAGGAGTCCGCCGTCGAGCCGTCCGTCGAACACGCCGGGCGGAGCCGGGCGCGGCACGGCGACATGCTCGCCGACGCCCGCTGA
- a CDS encoding VOC family protein: MNHATHPRGATDLVSTHSVFGAPCWVSLTSRDLRATEAFYSAVLGWRWRPARLGDRFRVALVDGTPVAGIAAVASVWQMVVAWTPYFAVPSADEAVARVRERGGTAAVGPLSLPPGRAALLADRDGAIFGVWEGELLAGWEAWRRSAPTFVRLHTRDAFDAAIFYGEILEWASDRPGCCQVLYEGNEVVLRSRGDIVARIVSGALEAAPDPTIRPHWQVHFAVEDVAACVKAAQDNGGSVLRHDSASVPYEAVLRDPDGAQFTVTSRIPR, encoded by the coding sequence ATGAACCACGCAACACATCCCCGCGGCGCGACGGACCTCGTCTCGACCCATTCCGTGTTCGGCGCCCCCTGCTGGGTGAGTCTGACCAGCCGCGACCTGCGGGCCACCGAGGCGTTCTACAGCGCCGTACTGGGCTGGAGGTGGCGTCCGGCCCGGCTGGGCGACCGCTTCCGGGTCGCTCTGGTCGACGGCACACCTGTCGCGGGGATCGCCGCGGTGGCCTCCGTATGGCAGATGGTGGTCGCCTGGACCCCGTACTTCGCCGTGCCGAGCGCGGACGAGGCGGTGGCCCGGGTCCGCGAGCGCGGCGGTACGGCGGCGGTCGGGCCGCTCTCCCTCCCGCCCGGCCGGGCGGCCCTGCTGGCCGACCGCGACGGCGCGATCTTCGGCGTCTGGGAGGGAGAGCTGCTGGCCGGCTGGGAGGCCTGGCGGCGGTCGGCGCCGACGTTCGTACGGCTGCACACCCGTGACGCCTTCGACGCGGCCATCTTCTACGGCGAGATCCTGGAGTGGGCTTCGGACCGGCCCGGTTGCTGCCAGGTCCTCTACGAGGGCAACGAGGTCGTGCTGCGAAGCCGGGGCGACATCGTGGCCCGCATCGTGTCGGGCGCGCTGGAGGCCGCGCCCGATCCCACGATCCGGCCGCACTGGCAGGTCCACTTCGCGGTCGAGGACGTGGCGGCCTGCGTCAAGGCCGCGCAGGACAACGGCGGCAGCGTCCTGCGGCACGACTCCGCTTCCGTGCCGTACGAGGCGGTGCTGCGCGATCCGGACGGGGCGCAGTTCACGGTGACTTCACGCATCCCGCGCTGA
- a CDS encoding pep a2 has protein sequence MRTAESCYYHLDVEVCPERIGQVSRILAAHLRLWDLEHLAGSVCDGTEALLSAIDGHATDKRAVIEMWWNGQHLITAIAENDRDLRLDQELGNCLARIAAASDGWGCCDTDTGAKVIWFSRRARSCEGVPLIPAPPAPSLREGCRTPRGGSAFAGAEQWAPGVLVNA, from the coding sequence ATGAGAACCGCAGAGTCCTGCTACTACCACCTCGACGTGGAGGTCTGTCCGGAACGGATCGGGCAGGTGAGCCGCATTCTGGCCGCCCACCTCCGGCTCTGGGACCTGGAACACCTGGCCGGGTCCGTATGTGACGGCACCGAAGCTCTGTTGAGCGCCATCGACGGGCACGCGACCGACAAGCGCGCGGTGATCGAGATGTGGTGGAACGGCCAGCACCTCATCACCGCCATCGCCGAGAACGACCGTGACCTGCGGCTCGACCAGGAACTCGGCAACTGCCTGGCCCGGATCGCCGCGGCGAGCGACGGCTGGGGCTGCTGCGACACCGACACGGGCGCCAAGGTCATCTGGTTCTCGCGCCGGGCCCGCTCCTGCGAAGGAGTCCCATTGATCCCGGCCCCGCCCGCGCCGAGCCTGCGGGAGGGATGCCGGACGCCGCGAGGCGGGTCGGCCTTCGCCGGTGCGGAGCAGTGGGCACCGGGCGTCCTCGTGAACGCGTAG
- a CDS encoding DUF5133 domain-containing protein: MLLPAKAEVARQLNRYREWERVMLAAPSDRSARDSFEDSGYTLCVLMGKRCAREAVHAAERYLRTSLVAYLREQAGWAHADRFTGHAPPAVQRSTAGG, from the coding sequence ATGCTGCTGCCCGCCAAAGCCGAGGTCGCCCGACAGCTGAACAGGTACCGGGAGTGGGAGCGCGTCATGCTCGCGGCCCCGTCCGACCGTTCGGCCCGGGACAGTTTCGAGGACTCGGGCTACACCCTGTGTGTACTGATGGGGAAGCGGTGTGCGCGGGAGGCCGTGCACGCCGCCGAGCGCTATCTCCGTACCAGCCTGGTCGCCTACCTCCGGGAGCAGGCCGGATGGGCCCACGCGGACCGCTTCACGGGGCACGCTCCCCCCGCCGTGCAGCGCTCCACGGCGGGCGGATAG